The following are encoded in a window of Cottoperca gobio chromosome 20, fCotGob3.1, whole genome shotgun sequence genomic DNA:
- the arhgap21a gene encoding LOW QUALITY PROTEIN: rho GTPase-activating protein 21a (The sequence of the model RefSeq protein was modified relative to this genomic sequence to represent the inferred CDS: deleted 1 base in 1 codon) has protein sequence MLAQRNGLPSGCKPVPLKDHPDLRDVDVNAEGCCSISPSPSSGGCPWARLAGLDGCLSEPYCLWFQLLARAYWGEVELGLSSPNRSVSWARLREASRKNCVRSRAKQKDGRDQSEASALASPGPEEEPFSWPGPKTLHLRRTSHGFGFTLRHFIVYPPESAVHNSLKDEDNGSRGRQRNRLEPMDTIFVKQVKEGGPAHGAGLCTGDRIVKVNGESIIGKTYSQVIALIQNSDASLELCVMPKDEDILQLFSRDITALAYSQDAYLKGNDAYSGNAQNIPEPPPICYPRIEVKAAGMAQTSEPATVIETPEGSAQGPGKKGGVAEQSYRVEIPVPPSPPPQQTSKSQTVVCVCNENVRTVAMSPDPVDRGSWVARAGPSYRTDENRYSPSTDSGSARPRPLIPSVPGGAQLQYPSSRPTESPVYSPSSRPGPIYPDSLCPSVRATSASPDTFSTAISPSANHYSPSPTAPSTSPHQNIDWKNYTTYKDYIDTKRLHTYGCRTIQERLDSLRAAANSSSAYAQQRTQSPPSSSPRGELGSQFRRRSTSNDRGVDGNRQGTAVTPLRSVSQERLESGAERTIPIRNWPRSASEDALPFSSPAGVLRPRARSCDYLGQQPGEPGGMAVFGDRMVLEDRLLLCRGEEARASRQGTGLRAVPHLNRSLTGQEEEGQEGGLSNSPLAVPVFAKGTTDSVLTSSTHNVIMRPSRLPVKNSISDLPPALSSTKTTDPLKDQRANILSNHLGYSPPLHLQLRGRADSLKMESRSEAGLAARSSSCSGASSKLPMQRQLPSLDAASSSGFSTTNGAVTQKPKVRELSSSTSALVRTNGGLAEGVEGLDATVVVLRRDKNSGTPHIRPPSYVLAVNDQGGVTHKTPPLVKAGSADGVMCWTSNDSFREMHLRRLGDTRKSGSNNLDDSLDSIPFIDEPSSPSTDQDSTHIPASAVISGTPVIATIPPSPTSPSPFIRRQLSHDQDSLRLTIIESDSGTKTERSKSYDEGLDNYREESRGRSLIPGLKNLRKAVDRSSEDSGSRRDSSSDVFCDATREGLLHFKQLNTDKGKRVGGGMRPWKQMYAVLRGPYLCLYKDRKEGQAHANCQAVDEPLPISIKACLIDISYSDTKRKNVLRLTTSDCEYLFQAEDREDMLAWIRVIQENSNLDEENAVFTSHDLISRKIKEYNTLMSPTGSKNEPSPKPSRQSLSIRHTLLGGKGETKATSPLTPKAEQEKKNMHKDDTSPPKDKGTWRKGIPGLMRKPFERKPSPGVTFGVRLDDCPPALSNKFVPLIVEVCCKLVEDRGLEYTGIYRVPGNNAAISNMQEELNNKGMNDIDIQDDKWRDLNVISSLLKSFFRKLPEPLFTNDRYADFIDANRTEDPVERLKVLKRLLHELPDHHYETLKFLSAHLKAVADNSEKNKMEPRNLAIVFGPTLVRTTEDNMTHMVTHMPDQYRIVEALIQNYHWFFTEDGNGDPVTVSRNVSAVESQPIPNIDHLLTNIGRTGTSQGEVSDSPTSDSAKSKGSWGSGKEQCSREHLVSSIFAAANRKRKKSKEKPQPSSSDDDLDAVFTKKEIPGQKPNHHGLQAGVQSETRPSPSAKPNAKQPVRAEERKENGRTLEVTPKAKREHRNSLFLKDKTPPRHPSPSPSPSPNISGYQTAPQVKSSLSDPPSQLDENTSDLGTMSSGVSVSRSRPKKWTGASPDLPAGACPCVGPTAGPGASAGAEVSSITSDYSTTSSITFLTGAESSALSPELQGGEEADDERSELISEGRPMETDSESDFPVFAPGGGSSQSTPCPEQSLEKSEPRGSGAAEGSTTPKLEARRLFPSHRMIECDTLSRRWSLRQKTDSESSVEGVTGRGERSEGRVESSTRLSRVLEVMKKGRSTSSLSSSSRSESERSEPAWHLKITERLKLRLRTSADDMFTQKNRAADARGKKKNIRRRHTMGGQRDFAELAVINDWREQGGVDQTADLSALDRLKPRCSSQDFSIRDWITRERCRGSDSSAEVAPKALPEDDHREAQDVASQRPPPSASPSAQPPAGEHVNGSGLQGKNKAGLGADAHPHKLSGAQVVRSRFYQYL, from the exons GGAGACAGCGGAACCGTCTGGAGCCAATGGACACCATTTTCGTCAAGCAAGTGAAGGAGGGAGGCCCCGCCCACGGAGCTGGACTCTGTACag GGGACCGGATAGTGAAGGTGAACGGAGAGAGCATCATTGGGAAGACTTACTCGCAAGTCATAGCCTTGATCCAGAACAG CGATGCCTCACTGGAACTCTGTGTGATGCCAAAGGATGAGGACATCTTGCAGCTG TTTTCCAGGGATATCACTGCTTTG GCGTATTCCCAGGATGCATACCTCAAAGGAAATGATGCGTACAGCGGAAATGCCCAGAACATCCCTGAGCCCCCTCCGATATGCTACCCTCGGATAGAAGTTAAGGCTGCAGGCATGGCTCAGACATCAGAGCCAGCCACAGTCATTGAGACCCCCGAAGGATCCGCTCAGGGACCAGGAAAAAAAGGGGGGGTCGCAGAACAGAGCTACCGCGTTGAAATCCCTGTTCCGCCATCTCCTCCACCCCAACAGACGTCAAAGTCTCAGacagtggtgtgtgtctgtaatgAAAATGTGAGGACAGTGGCCATGTCCCCTGATCCAGTTGACAGGGGGTCCTGGGTGGCTCGGGCTGGACCCAGCTACAGGACAGATGAAAACCGGTACAGTCCTTCAACAGATTCTGGCTCAGCTAGACCGAGG CCCCTTATTCCCTCAGTACCTGGGGGTGCACAGTTGCAGTACCCCTCTTCCCGTCCCACAGAAAGCCCAGTCTACTCCCCTTCATCAAGACCTGGTCCGATCTATCCTGACTCATTATGTCCATCTGTACGGGCCACCTCTGCCTCACCAGACACTTTCTCCACTGCCATCTCACCCAGCGCCAACCACTACTCACCCTCTCCCACAGCCCCCTCCACATCTCCACACCAGAACATTGACTGGAAAAACTACACCACCTATAAGGACTATATTGACACCAAGAGGCTGCACACGTATGGCTGCCGCACTATCCAGGAACGCTTGGACAGCTTGCGTGCGGCTGCCAATTCCAGCTCCGCCTACGCACAGCAACGTACGCAATCTCCTCCTAGCTCCAGTCCAAGAGGGGAACTGGGCTCCCAGTTCAGACGGAGAAGCACCTCCAATGACCGCGGGGTGGATGGAAATAGACAGGGCACAGCAGTGACCCCATTACGTAGCGTCTCCCAAGAGAGGCTTGAAAGTGGAGCAGAGAGGACAATACCGATCAGGAATTGGCCAAGGAGTGCTTCCGAAGATgctttgcctttctcctccCCCGCAGGAGTCCTCAGACCTCGGGCACGGTCTTGTGACTACCTAGGGCAGCAGCCTGGAGAACCAGGTGGCATGGCTGTCTTTGGAGATAGGATGGTGTTGGAggacaggctgctgctgtgtcGGGGAGAGGAAGCCAGAGCTAGCAGGCAGGGAACAGGCCTGAGAGCTGTACCTCATCTGAACAGGAGTCTCACTGGACAGGAGGAAGAAGGGCAAGAAGGTGGATTATCTAACTCGCCTTTAGCTGTTCCTGTGTTTGCTAAAGGTACCACGGATTCTGTACTAACATCAAGCACACACAATGTCATAATGAGACCATCACGTCTGCCTGTCAAAAACTCCATCTCAGATCTTCCACCTGCCTTATCCTCCACTAAAACCACAGACCCTCTTAAAGACCAAAGAGCTAACATCCTGAGCAACCACCTGGGCTACTCCCCCCCTCTGCACCTGCAGCTCAGAGGCAGGGCTGACAGTCTGAAAATGGAGAGCAGGTCAGAGGCTGGGTTGGCAGCCAGGTCCTCCTCTTGCTCTGGTGCCTCCTCTAAACTGCCAATGCAGAGACAACTACCAAGTTTAGATGCTGCCTCTTCTTCTGGTTTCTCCACCACTAATGGAGCTGTGACCCAAAAGCCAAAAGTTAGAGAACTCTCCAGTTCCACCAGCGCTCTTGTACGGACTAATGGCGGTCTTGCAGAGGGTGTAGAAGGACTGGATGCAACAGTTGTTGTCTTAAGAAGGGACAAAAACTCTGGAACTCCCCACATCCGCCCTCCGTCCTATGTGCTAGCTGTTAATGACCAGGGAGGAGTGACTCACAAGACACCACCATTGGTGAAGGCAGGCTCTGCAGATGGAGTTATGTGCTGGACATCTAATGACAGCTTTAGGGAGATGCATCTAAGAAGGCTTGGAGACACACGAAAGTCTGGCTCCAATAACTTGGATGACTCCCTGGATTCAATCCCCTTCATAG ATGAACCTTCTAGTCCCAGTACTGACCAGGACAGCACACACATTCCTGCCTCTGCTGTTATATCTGGAACGCCAGTCATCGCCACCATCCCACCCAGCCCCACCTCTCCGTCCCCTTTCATTCGACGCCAGCTGTCACATGATCAAG ATTCTCTCCGTCTCACAATTATTGAATCAGATTCTGGTACTAAAACAGAGCGGTCCAAGTCGTACGACGAAGGCCTGGATAACTACCGGGAAGAGAGCAGAGG GAGGTCTTTAATACCTGGTCTGAAGAATCTTAGGAAG GCTGTGGACAGGTCATCCGAAGATTCAGGGTCCAGGAGGGACTCTTCATCAGACGTCTTCTGTGACGCCACCAGGGAGGGTTTGCTGCATTTCAAGCAGCTGAACACAGACAAGGGCAAG AGAGTCGGAGGAGGTATGCGCCCGTGGAAACAGATGTATGCCGTGTTGAGAGGCCCCTATCTCTGCCTgtataaagacagaaaggaggGGCAGGCTCATGCCAACTGCCAAGCGGTAGACGAACCCCTGCCAATCAGCATCAAGGCCTGTCTGATTGACATCTCATACAGCGACACAAAGCGTAAGAACGTGCTGCGGCTGACCACGTCGGACTGCGAGTACCTGTTCCaggctgaggacagagaggacatgCTGGCCTGGATCAGAGTCATACAGGAGAACAGCAACCTGGATGAGGAG AACGCGGTCTTCACCAGCCATGACCTCATCAGCAGGAAGATCAAGGAGTACAACACCTTGATGAG CCCGACAGGAAGCAAGAATGAGCCGTCGCCCAAACCCTCACGGCAGTCACTAAGCATCAGACACACGCTGCTGGGAGGTAAAGGAGAGACCAAAGCGACAAGTCCACTCACACCCAAAGctgagcaggagaagaagaacatgcACAAAG ATGACACAAGTCCTCCCAAGGATAAAGGGACATGGAGGAAGGGCATCCCGGGGCTGATGAGGAAACCTTTCGAGAGGAAGCCGTCTCCTGGAGTCACGTTTGGAGTGAGGCTGGACGACTGTCCTCCTGCACTGTCCAACAAG TTTGTGCCTCTGATCGTGGAGGTCTGTTGTAAGCTGGTGGAGGACAGGGGGTTGGAGTACACGGGTATATACAGAGTGCCAGGAAACAACGCCGCCATCTCCAACATGCAGGAGGAGCTCAATAACAAGGGCATGAACGATATCGATATCCAGGATGAT AAATGGAGGGACCTCAATGTGATCAGCAGTTTGCTAAAGTCCTTCTTCCGTAAACTTCCAGAGCCGTTGTTCACCAATG ATAGGTACGCAGATTTTATAGATGCCAACAGAACAGAGGACCCAGTGGAGAGACTCAAAGTGCTCAAGAGGCTG CTTCATGAGTTGCCAGATCATCATTACGAGACCCTCAAGTTCCTCTCGGCTCATCTCAAAGCTGTGGCTGACAACTCGGAGAAGAATAAG ATGGAACCAAGGAACCTGGCCATCGTGTTCGGTCCCACTCTGGTGCGCACTACTGAGGACAACATGACCCATATGGTGACACACATGCCAGACCAGTACAGGATAGTGGAGGCCCTCATTCAAAAT TATCACTGGTTTTTCACTGAAGATGGAAACGGAGATCCAGTG ACCGTGTCCCGCAATGTGAGCGCGGTGGAGTCTCAGCCCATCCCAAACATCGACCACCTGCTCACCAACATCGGCCGCACGGGCACATCGCAGGGTGAAGTATCAG ATTCACCGACTAGTGACTCGGCTAAATcaaag GGTTCCTGGGGCTCAGGGAAGGAACAGTGCAGCCGAGAGCACCTGGTCTCCTCCATCTTTGCTGCAGCCAAccgcaaaagaaagaaatcaaaggAGAAGCCGCAGCCTAGCAGCTCAGATGATGATCTGGACGCTGTGTTCACCAAGAAGGAAATCCCTGGCCAGAAGCCGAACCACCACGGCCTCCAGGCCGGAGTACAGAGCGAGACTCGTCCGAGCCCCAGCGCAAAACCCAACGCAAAGCAACCAGTacgagcagaggagaggaaagagaacgGGAGAACTTTGGAGGTCACACCTAAAGCCAAGAGAGAGCACAGAAACTCTTTATTCCTGAAGGACAAGACTCCACCCAGACACCCCTCCCCTTCCCCCTCCCCATCTCCAAATATCTCCGGCTACCAAACCGCTCCTCAGGTGAAGTCCTCCCTGTCGGACCCGCCATCCCAGCTGGATGAGAACACCTCAGACCTCGGTACCATGAGCTCTGGAGTGTCCGTGTCACGCTCAAGACCGAAGAAGTGGACCGGAGCGTCCCCTGATCTTCCTGCGGGAGCGTGTCCGTGTGTCGGACCGACTGCAGGTCCGGGggcgtccgccggtgcagaggtGAGCTCCATCACCTCAGACTACTCCACCACTTCTTCCATCACATTCTTGACCGGAGCCGAGTCCAGCGCACTCAGTCCGGAGCTGCAGGGCGGGGAGGAAGCAGATGACGAACGCAGCGAGCTCATCAGTGAGGGACGACCCATGGAGACGGATAGTGAAAGTGACTTCCCAGTGTTCGCCCCGGGCGGCGGCAGCAGCCAGTCCACACCCTGCCCAGAGCAGAGTCTGGAAAAGAGTGAACCAAGAGGAAGCGGAGCAGCTGAGGGCAGCACCACGCCAAAACTGGAAGCGCGCCGTCTTTTCCCGTCACACAGGATGATTGAATGCGACACCCTCTCCAGAAGGTGGTCGCtaagacagaaaacagacagtGAGTCATCAGTGGAGGGTGTCACTGGGAGAGGGGAGCGTAGTGAGGGTAGAGTGGAGTCTTCCACGCGGCTCTCTCGAGTCCTGGAGGTGATGAAGAAAGGGCGGTCAACAAGCAGCCTCAGCTCGTCCTCACGTAGCGAGTCGGAGCGTTCCGAACCAGCCTGGCACCTTAAGATCACCGAGCGGCTCAAGTTGAGGTTACGCACATCTGCTGACGATATGTTCACCCAGAAGAACCGAGCCGCAGACGCCCgcgggaagaagaagaacatccGCCGCAGGCACACCATGGGCGGGCAGAGAGACTTCGCAGAGCTGGCGGTCATCAACGACTGGAGGGAGCAGGGCGGGGTGGACCAGACGGCCGATCTGTCGGCTCTTGACCGCCTCAAGCCCCGATGTTCCTCTCAGGACTTCTCCATCCGGGATTGGATCACTCGAGAGCGGTGTCGAGGCTCTGATTCGAGTGCTGAGGTTGCACCCAAAGCCCTCCCTGAGGACGATCATCGAGAAGCCCAGGACGTAGCGTCGCAAAGACCTCCTCCTTCTGCGTCTCCGAGCGCACAGCCGCCAGCAGGGGAGCACGTTAACGGTAGCGGGCTGCAAGGCAAAAACAAAGCCGGCCTCGGGGCGGACGCTCACCCACACAAACTGTCCGGAGCGCAAGTAGTCCGCTCGCGGTTCTACCAGTATCTGTGA